A single genomic interval of Candidatus Bathyarchaeota archaeon harbors:
- a CDS encoding ZIP family metal transporter: MEIGLLGFLASVMAGLATGVGSLPVFLFRRFSDDLLDVLLGFAAGVMLAATAFSLLVPAMNLGGPLTATLGLLVGAAFLHFIDLLIPHLHPVAGVEGPPSRLPRLWLFIIAMTIHNFPEGLAVGVSFGAGVVSRGLIVATAIGLQNAPEGLAVAIPLLREGYSRGRALGYATLTGLVEPLGGLLGIVLVSIAHSILPWGLSFAAGAMLFIVIDEMIPESHRKGFGRKATFGLIIGFTLMMVLDSLFT; this comes from the coding sequence ATGGAGATCGGGCTTTTGGGATTCCTTGCAAGTGTGATGGCGGGCTTGGCCACGGGAGTCGGCTCCCTGCCGGTATTCCTCTTCAGAAGATTCTCAGATGACTTGTTAGATGTCCTTCTGGGCTTCGCAGCTGGGGTGATGCTGGCTGCCACCGCCTTCAGCCTTCTGGTTCCAGCCATGAATCTAGGCGGACCACTGACAGCCACCTTGGGTTTACTTGTTGGCGCTGCTTTCCTACATTTCATCGACCTTTTAATCCCCCATCTCCATCCCGTGGCGGGTGTTGAGGGGCCTCCATCAAGGCTCCCGAGGCTATGGCTCTTCATCATAGCCATGACCATCCACAATTTTCCTGAGGGGCTTGCAGTGGGCGTGAGCTTCGGGGCAGGTGTGGTTTCAAGGGGGCTGATCGTTGCAACGGCCATCGGGCTTCAAAATGCCCCTGAGGGGTTGGCGGTAGCCATACCACTCCTGAGAGAAGGGTATAGCAGGGGAAGAGCCCTGGGCTATGCTACTTTGACGGGGCTTGTGGAGCCCTTAGGAGGCCTCTTAGGAATAGTTCTCGTATCTATAGCCCACTCCATATTGCCCTGGGGACTATCATTCGCCGCTGGGGCCATGCTCTTCATAGTTATAGACGAGATGATACCGGAGAGCCACAGGAAAGGATTCGGGAGGAAGGCAACATTTGGACTGATAATTGGCTTTACTCTGATGATGGTTCTGGATAGTTTATTCACTTGA